The genomic interval TCGCCCACGGGCAACGCTCCGTCACACTTGCGCGCTTCGCTTGTGGGGCCTTCGCTTACCATTCCGTTCATCGACGGTAATTTGACGCTCGGGACGTGGCAGAGCGTGGTTTTCATCGATTTCGACAACCGCCCCCGTTCCCGCAAAGTTATATTTCAGTTTATCGGAGAGTGACAACCAATGGCAATGAAACCCGTACTTCAGGTCGCGCTTGATTTTATCGACCTAAAAAGAGCTCTTACGCTGGCAGGCGAAGCCGTGAAAGGCGGAGTCGACTGGATAGAAGCCGGCACGCCCCTGATAAAAGCCGAAGGCCTCGAAGCCGTGCGCGCCCTCAAAAAACAGTTTCCCGGAAAAATAATCGTGGCCGATATGAAAACTATGGACGTTGGCCGCGCGGAAGTCGAAATCGCCGCAAAGGCCGGGGCGTCCGTCGTGGGCATACTCGGCGCCGCTTCCGACGAAACCATAAAAGAAGCCGTCGCCGCCGCCCGAAATTACGGCGCCAAAGTCATAGTCGATCTCATAGAAGTAAAAAATCCCGTAGCCCGCGCCAGAGACGCGGAACGTCTCGGAGCCGACTACGTGGGAGTGCATATTCCCGTCGACGATCAGATGAAAGGCAAAACCTGTCTCGACGTCGTTTCAAAAGTCGCCTCAGCGGTTTCCATACCGGTTTCGGCCGCGGGAGGAATCCATTCCGGCAATGCCGCCGCAGTCGTAAAAGCGGGCGCGTCCATAATAGTGGCGGGCGGCTCAATCACCAAATCTCCCGACGCCCGCGCCGCCGTATCGCGCATAAAAAAAGCCATGAACACCGGCGCGGCGATATTCTCCGAGAGATTCAGAAGGGTGGACGAAAAAAACATACTGGCCGCCCTCGGCAAGGTCTCCGCCGCCAATTTGTCCGACGCGCTTCACCGCGCCGCGCCCTTAAAAAACATTTTTCCCGTTTTTGCGTCCGGAAAAATCGCGGGCCGCGCCGTAACCGTCAGAACCGCGCCGGGCGACTGGGCCAAGCCCGTGCAAGCCATAGATATCGCTTCGCCCGGAGACATAATAGTCGTCGACGCGGGCGGAACGAGTCCCGCGGTTTGGGGAGAACTCGCCACCACCAGCGCCGTCCTGAAAAAACTCGCGGGCGTCGTCATTTACGGCGGCATACGCGATGTTTCGGACATAAAAAAAATAAAGTTTCCGTCTTACGCTTCCGTCATCACCCCTCAGGCCGGCGAACCCAGGGGCTTCGGAGAAATAGGCGTTACGATTGACATAGGCGGA from Elusimicrobia bacterium HGW-Elusimicrobia-1 carries:
- a CDS encoding bifunctional hexulose-6-phosphate synthase/ribonuclease regulator produces the protein MKPVLQVALDFIDLKRALTLAGEAVKGGVDWIEAGTPLIKAEGLEAVRALKKQFPGKIIVADMKTMDVGRAEVEIAAKAGASVVGILGAASDETIKEAVAAARNYGAKVIVDLIEVKNPVARARDAERLGADYVGVHIPVDDQMKGKTCLDVVSKVASAVSIPVSAAGGIHSGNAAAVVKAGASIIVAGGSITKSPDARAAVSRIKKAMNTGAAIFSERFRRVDEKNILAALGKVSAANLSDALHRAAPLKNIFPVFASGKIAGRAVTVRTAPGDWAKPVQAIDIASPGDIIVVDAGGTSPAVWGELATTSAVLKKLAGVVIYGGIRDVSDIKKIKFPSYASVITPQAGEPRGFGEIGVTIDIGGVKISSGDWILADEDGVMVVPSATVVESANRAMDVLEKEERLRTEIKAGKTLSELAELLKWEKK